TCCACAACTCCATTATCTGAGAATGTTTTAAATATAATAAATTCAACTTACAGGAATTATTGGCATAACCCATCATCTACATATCAGCTAGGGATAAAATGCTCTACATATCTTGAAAAAATTAGATCTAAAATTGCTTATATATTTGAAGCAGAACCAGAGGATATAATTTTTACTTCTGGTTCTTCGGAATCAACAAATATTGTATTTAATAATATTTATGAGAACTTTAAAAATAGTAGAGTTGTTATTTCGAATGTTGAACATCAAGCTACCAATATTTGTGCTAATAAATTAAGAATTCAAAACTGGGATATTTACGAATGGACGGTAAATAATGATGGTATTTTAAATATTTCAAATATCGATAAAGTTTTAACCAATGAAACTAAGCTTGTATCAATTATTTGGGGACAAAGTGAAATAGGGACAATACAACCTGTTCAATTTATAGGTTCCAAATGTGAAGAATTAAATATAATGTTTCATTTAGATGGAACTCAAATATTAAGCAATGGAATATTCAGTTGGAAAGATCTTAAATGTGATTTTTTAAGTTTATCTGCTCATAAATTTGGAGGTCCAAAAGGTATCGGTATTCTTTTAACAAAAGAAAAGTCTAGACAAATTTTAAAAAATAAAGACATATCAGCAACTCAGGAATTTTCAATTAGACAAGGTACACAAGCCTTGCCATTAATCGCTGGAATGTATGAATCATTAAAGAATATTAAAGGAAAAATAAAATTATATGATTACATAACTGAATTTCCTTCTAATAATATTAATAAACTTAAAAATTATTTTTTTCAAAAAATTAAGGATAATAATCACATAAAGATTACCGGTAGTATTAACCATAGGCTTCCCAATCATATTTCGTTTCTACTATTAAATAAACTATTTGAACCTATAAAGGCCTATAAGATTGTTAATTTCATGTCAGAAAATAGAATAGCCATAAGTAGTGGAAGTGCTTGTTCAAGCTCATCTGGTAAACCTAGCTCAACACTTAAAAATATTGGTTTACAAGATAATGAACTATATTCAAATATTCGTGTTACTTTAGGTTCAATAAACAATAAGTCAGAAATAGATAAATTTTTAGAACTTATTCAAATATGTATTGACAAATTTTAATGGAAACTAATTACAGACTACCTAAAGATTTAAATGAATCTCTTAAGAATATGGAGGATGCAATTATTCCAAGTTTATTAGATTCAAATAAAAGATTTACCATAGAATTTAATTTTGAAGGACTGAAGTTTAACAGAATTGGAATAACTATCTATAAGATATTATCTATAAATAATAATGTATTCATAACATTTGCTGATCAAGGTGCTGTGGCATTGGCTCAAAGAGACTATCCAGATATTAAGGATAAAATCTTTACTTTTAAATCATTTAATGAATCAAATAATATAAATAATATTGATAGTGCAATGATATCCATACTACCTCAACCATATGATTTCGATTCATTTGAACCTATGTCTGATAATTATCAAGGAAAGCATTATTCATTAAATCCAAAATTTGAAGATGCCAATATTGGAATAGGAAGTGTTATTAGAGAGAGACGTAAAAACTTTGTCAAAACTTGGAAAAATATTTATTTTCTTCAGCCTTTAAATAAAGCTGCTCTTATGCATATTTATCCAAATAACTGG
This window of the Prochlorococcus sp. MIT 1314 genome carries:
- a CDS encoding cysteine desulfurase family protein gives rise to the protein MENNFIYLDNASTTPLSENVLNIINSTYRNYWHNPSSTYQLGIKCSTYLEKIRSKIAYIFEAEPEDIIFTSGSSESTNIVFNNIYENFKNSRVVISNVEHQATNICANKLRIQNWDIYEWTVNNDGILNISNIDKVLTNETKLVSIIWGQSEIGTIQPVQFIGSKCEELNIMFHLDGTQILSNGIFSWKDLKCDFLSLSAHKFGGPKGIGILLTKEKSRQILKNKDISATQEFSIRQGTQALPLIAGMYESLKNIKGKIKLYDYITEFPSNNINKLKNYFFQKIKDNNHIKITGSINHRLPNHISFLLLNKLFEPIKAYKIVNFMSENRIAISSGSACSSSSGKPSSTLKNIGLQDNELYSNIRVTLGSINNKSEIDKFLELIQICIDKF
- a CDS encoding DUF1995 family protein, translating into METNYRLPKDLNESLKNMEDAIIPSLLDSNKRFTIEFNFEGLKFNRIGITIYKILSINNNVFITFADQGAVALAQRDYPDIKDKIFTFKSFNESNNINNIDSAMISILPQPYDFDSFEPMSDNYQGKHYSLNPKFEDANIGIGSVIRERRKNFVKTWKNIYFLQPLNKAALMHIYPNNWLLFKEENKKYFFKKEFEIKPDNESIFVNL